The DNA region GGCTCGTCATGGGACGTTGAGGTTGAGGGTTGGGAAAAGAGGCCGTATTGTCTTGCCAAAGCAGATCCGCGAGGCATTGGGCATCGACGAGGGCGACGAGGTGATAGTCGAGGTCGGCGACGTCATAGTGATCAGACCCGCCAAGAGGAGTGTAGACGCGGACAAGCTTAGGGAGATTCTGAGAGCTCACGCCAAGGAGCTTGCCGGCATCCCAACAAGGAAGGAGCCCAGACCCGGCGACCTAGCCAAAACCTCCCTCGAAGAGGAGTTCGAGTGAAAGTCTTCACAGACTCGCCGCTCCTCATATACCTCAACACGGTGGCGGACCCCAACACTAGGGCCATGTACGAGAACTTCTACATATCTGACAGATACAAGCCATACACCGACGTACTTGTCCTCGACGAATTGTTGTACGCCTCAAAGAAGAAATACGGAATCCCGTATAAAACAACGACCTCATAGAGACAGCCGTAGTGCCGTGTATCTCCATAATTGAGCTGGGCGAGGAGG from Pyrobaculum arsenaticum DSM 13514 includes:
- a CDS encoding AbrB/MazE/SpoVT family DNA-binding domain-containing protein, whose protein sequence is MRLRVGKRGRIVLPKQIREALGIDEGDEVIVEVGDVIVIRPAKRSVDADKLREILRAHAKELAGIPTRKEPRPGDLAKTSLEEEFE